ATTGATGGGCAGCCTGGATCTGGTCATTCCCGAGATTGACAGGTAAGGAGAAGAAAATGATTCCGCTTCCTGAAACGAGACGGGTATTCACCCCCTTTATCATACCCAGCCTGATTGCATTGCCCGTGGCCGGTTTCGGCCTGTACGCTCTGTGGCCGCTCCTGCCGTTGGATCTGTGGCGGGTAATTATTGCTCTGATTGCCCTTATTGCTTTTGCAGCAGGCAACGCCGCCTATCTGGTCTGGCTTGAGCGGAAGGTCTGTGCTCATATCCAGTGCCGGATCGGACCGAAAGAAGTAGGCCCCTTCGGGTTGCTGCAACCCCTGGCCGACGGCATCAAGTTGATGACCAAGCAGTTAATTGTTCCCAAGGGGGTTGACCCGCTGCTGTTCAAGGTCGCGCCGCTGCTGGTCCTGGTGCCGGCGGTGATGTCTTTCGTCACCATCCCTTTCAGCGAGACACTGGTTGCCAGAAATATCGATATCGGTCTCCTGATGATCTTTGCCTTTGCTTCGGTGAATGTCATGGGACTCCTGCTCGGCGGCTGGGGATCGGCCAATAAATATGCCGTGATCTCTGCTGCCAGGGCGGTCTCCCAGAATGTGGCCTATGAGATCCCGATGCTGATTACGGTGATCACCATGGTCATGATCACCCATACCCTCAACTTGCGGGACATTGTTCTGCAGCAATCCGGCAACATGTTCGACTGGTATGTTTTCAGGTTTTCGGCAAGCCCGCTGCTGTGGATGTCGTTCCTGATCTTTTTCGTCTGCTCCCTGGCTGAGACCAACCGCGCCCCGTT
This genomic interval from Pseudomonadota bacterium contains the following:
- the nuoH gene encoding NADH-quinone oxidoreductase subunit NuoH — protein: MIPLPETRRVFTPFIIPSLIALPVAGFGLYALWPLLPLDLWRVIIALIALIAFAAGNAAYLVWLERKVCAHIQCRIGPKEVGPFGLLQPLADGIKLMTKQLIVPKGVDPLLFKVAPLLVLVPAVMSFVTIPFSETLVARNIDIGLLMIFAFASVNVMGLLLGGWGSANKYAVISAARAVSQNVAYEIPMLITVITMVMITHTLNLRDIVLQQSGNMFDWYVFRFSASPLLWMSFLIFFVCSLAETNRAPFDLGEAESELIAGFHTEYSGMGFGVFFMGEYANIVIGCGLTSILFLGGWQCPFGLWPGWWWFLAKIYFLIFCVMWIRWTYPRTTLWGLLNLSWKVLIPLALINLLLTGGWLKFWPMLMGAQ